The following proteins are co-located in the Pedobacter sp. FW305-3-2-15-E-R2A2 genome:
- a CDS encoding GNAT family N-acetyltransferase — protein MQVEPSYQVELDDALLNFWLPKTKIHPKRYQWYTNWEIVDKAANITIGGIGFVGHADENGIVEMGYMIDQQQQRKGYATEAIRAMVNWAFQDEVVEAVIAKTAPGNFPSQKVLLKNGFVQIAGTEKLLAFKKKRR, from the coding sequence ATGCAAGTCGAGCCTTCCTATCAGGTAGAACTTGATGATGCCCTGCTTAACTTCTGGCTCCCAAAAACGAAAATACATCCGAAGCGGTATCAATGGTATACCAACTGGGAGATTGTCGACAAAGCCGCCAACATCACCATTGGTGGAATTGGCTTTGTAGGCCATGCGGATGAAAACGGAATCGTAGAAATGGGCTATATGATCGACCAGCAGCAACAAAGAAAGGGCTATGCGACAGAAGCCATCCGCGCTATGGTAAACTGGGCCTTTCAGGATGAGGTAGTGGAGGCAGTGATTGCAAAGACTGCTCCGGGAAACTTTCCTTCACAAAAAGTGTTACTTAAAAATGGGTTTGTACAAATCGCAGGAACAGAAAAATTACTTGCGTTTAAAAAGAAACGGAGATAA
- the tatA gene encoding twin-arginine translocase TatA/TatE family subunit, with protein MLHTPLLAMLGTQEIVVILLVVLLLFGGKKIPELLGGLGKGIKEFKDGKDGAE; from the coding sequence ATGTTACATACCCCCCTGCTCGCCATGCTTGGCACTCAAGAAATCGTCGTTATCCTACTCGTTGTGCTCCTGCTTTTTGGAGGGAAGAAAATTCCTGAACTCCTTGGCGGACTTGGAAAAGGAATCAAAGAATTTAAAGATGGGAAAGATGGGGCTGAATAA
- a CDS encoding glycoside hydrolase N-terminal domain-containing protein has protein sequence MMIKNYRIAAIITIVFACSNATAQDKSSIPEPMVLAKKHSLTYNKPAPDFFEGALLGNGAMGVVVTTRPDAIVLRFGHNNVWDIRIAENNREKLGTFQSVFDKVNKIPRDLSNLTDDPWYEQYNRMAGENYSKPYPRPFPCGSVLLGFDRRKLQLLGHELDISNGVCKVKLLTSDKKLLMLTLFTDLLEDKLWMELTDEKGNLQKNLFDRVKIMPDPSTPEEFPRPQITENIKTGILGFRQLLPYADFEKGTKDIVHAKDKAFSLTLATNQELYKKDRIAWNGNNENMEQLEAAVTGDLPFLACVSIKEGLSTDVPAVHIDQQQINPAAFKKSYANNLSIWKTYWNKSAVQLDDDFLEETWYRNLYFLNCATKAGVTTPGLFANWSYNKIGTAWHGDYHLNYNVQQPFWVTFSSNHLEKNLPYVDLIESLMPVSRKWAKEYYNLPGAYFPHSAYPVDMTMNPYPIPDWGWEVSETPWAVQGLWWHYLYSGDRSFLKTRAYEPIKAAVEFLVGYMTRPEARNRDRWKDGKFHIFPTVPPELYGLKPGFRYNYDSNVDLSLTKFAFNAFKDAVKILGTSTKEKHLLDQINKIQSAFPDYPTVISEKYGKVLVSVPEEHDKVVYNVPNALFTVFPGEDHGLNADKETFKMLQNTYKNQQNEGGNDLVFINLQAARIGMLDLEEFKRQISYCLLPNGTATDMVMQVGGRYDDRTEFNYMSKMGIWFENFALPAVINECLLQGYNGKIRLFPNWPKDKDASFNNLRTAGAFLVSATQLKGIVTDLKITSEKGNILQVVLPWKKGYVITASGRKKITNSELRLKTSPGEQITFYAE, from the coding sequence ATGATGATTAAAAATTACAGAATTGCTGCCATAATCACAATTGTTTTTGCCTGCTCCAATGCCACTGCGCAAGATAAATCTTCTATTCCAGAGCCAATGGTACTGGCAAAAAAGCACAGTTTGACTTACAACAAACCTGCGCCGGATTTCTTTGAAGGAGCACTTTTGGGCAATGGAGCAATGGGTGTGGTCGTGACTACCAGGCCCGATGCGATAGTCCTTAGGTTTGGCCATAACAACGTGTGGGATATCCGAATAGCTGAAAATAACCGGGAAAAACTTGGAACCTTCCAGTCCGTTTTCGATAAAGTCAATAAAATACCCCGGGACCTCTCCAATCTAACCGACGATCCCTGGTACGAACAATACAATCGGATGGCGGGTGAAAATTATAGTAAACCTTATCCCAGACCCTTTCCTTGCGGTTCGGTACTGCTCGGATTTGACAGACGTAAATTACAGTTATTGGGACATGAACTGGATATTTCCAACGGGGTCTGCAAGGTTAAATTATTGACTTCGGATAAAAAGCTGCTCATGTTAACCTTGTTCACAGATCTGTTAGAAGATAAACTGTGGATGGAGCTGACCGACGAAAAAGGCAATCTTCAGAAAAATCTTTTTGACAGGGTCAAAATTATGCCTGATCCTTCTACCCCGGAGGAATTCCCCAGGCCTCAAATTACAGAAAACATTAAAACAGGCATACTTGGATTCAGGCAGTTATTGCCTTATGCTGATTTTGAAAAAGGAACAAAAGATATCGTCCACGCGAAGGACAAGGCCTTCAGCCTGACCCTGGCTACGAACCAGGAATTATATAAAAAGGACCGGATAGCCTGGAATGGGAATAACGAAAATATGGAACAGCTGGAGGCTGCAGTTACAGGGGACCTCCCTTTTCTGGCCTGTGTATCAATAAAAGAAGGACTGAGCACCGATGTTCCCGCAGTCCATATCGATCAGCAACAAATCAACCCAGCAGCATTTAAGAAAAGCTATGCAAATAACCTAAGCATCTGGAAAACCTATTGGAATAAATCTGCAGTCCAACTGGATGATGATTTTCTGGAAGAGACCTGGTATAGAAATCTTTATTTTCTTAACTGCGCCACAAAAGCAGGAGTAACAACTCCGGGATTATTTGCAAACTGGAGTTACAATAAGATTGGAACGGCCTGGCATGGAGACTATCACCTGAATTACAATGTACAACAGCCCTTCTGGGTTACATTTTCAAGCAATCATCTGGAAAAGAACCTTCCTTATGTTGACTTGATCGAATCTCTCATGCCGGTGAGCCGTAAGTGGGCAAAGGAATATTATAATCTACCGGGGGCCTATTTTCCGCATTCTGCCTATCCTGTAGATATGACGATGAATCCATATCCTATCCCCGACTGGGGTTGGGAAGTAAGTGAAACTCCCTGGGCTGTACAGGGATTATGGTGGCATTATCTTTATTCAGGAGATCGAAGTTTTCTAAAGACACGTGCATATGAGCCGATTAAAGCAGCTGTTGAGTTTCTTGTCGGTTATATGACCCGCCCTGAAGCCCGTAACAGAGACCGTTGGAAAGATGGCAAATTCCATATCTTTCCAACGGTACCTCCCGAACTATATGGCCTGAAACCAGGATTCAGATACAATTATGATAGTAATGTAGATCTAAGTCTGACCAAATTTGCTTTCAATGCTTTTAAGGATGCGGTTAAAATATTAGGTACTTCTACAAAGGAGAAACATCTGCTTGACCAAATCAATAAGATTCAGTCTGCTTTTCCGGACTATCCTACTGTCATCTCAGAAAAGTATGGAAAAGTGTTGGTGTCAGTACCAGAAGAACATGATAAGGTCGTTTACAATGTACCAAACGCCTTGTTTACGGTATTTCCTGGCGAGGATCATGGACTTAATGCGGATAAAGAAACTTTTAAAATGCTGCAGAATACCTATAAAAACCAGCAGAACGAGGGTGGCAACGATCTTGTTTTCATCAATTTGCAGGCAGCAAGGATTGGTATGCTGGATCTTGAGGAGTTCAAAAGACAGATTAGTTATTGCTTATTGCCAAATGGGACAGCAACCGATATGGTCATGCAGGTTGGGGGGCGCTATGATGACCGCACAGAATTTAATTATATGTCTAAAATGGGAATATGGTTTGAAAATTTCGCGCTGCCGGCAGTCATCAATGAATGCCTGTTGCAGGGATACAACGGTAAAATTCGCTTATTTCCAAACTGGCCAAAAGATAAAGATGCCAGTTTTAACAACCTGCGTACTGCGGGGGCTTTCCTTGTGAGTGCCACTCAGCTTAAGGGTATAGTTACCGATTTAAAGATAACAAGTGAAAAAGGCAACATCCTGCAGGTGGTTCTTCCCTGGAAAAAAGGATATGTAATCACCGCTTCAGGGAGGAAAAAGATTACAAATTCTGAATTGCGTTTAAAAACAAGTCCGGGAGAACAAATTACATTTTACGCTGAATAG
- a CDS encoding helix-turn-helix transcriptional regulator encodes MENIIKYFHKEITDHKISIYKIFGSEVTAELLQKPAHRRGDHYLFIFQKEGSSKLMLDFQEVTLTGSVLLCILPGQIHHTISVENHTEAWLITVDSNFLIDEHRSVFDDYYFRYAPIPLGELAGLRINQCIELIAVIVENGTELNYEPLVLDSLIRAFVGMFISVYRQVEDRKSSVLRTAILTREFKRILLRQFKTKKSTTDYAACLNITPSYLNESVKLTTGFPVTFWIQQTIIMEAKRLLYDTDHTVKEVAYLLGYTDHAYFNRYFSNAVGQPPLQFRLSSRK; translated from the coding sequence ATGGAAAACATCATCAAATATTTTCATAAAGAGATCACTGATCATAAAATCAGTATTTATAAAATCTTTGGATCGGAAGTAACAGCAGAATTACTCCAGAAGCCTGCACATCGCAGGGGAGACCATTATCTGTTCATTTTTCAAAAAGAGGGCAGTAGTAAATTGATGTTGGATTTTCAGGAGGTTACGCTAACCGGAAGCGTCTTATTGTGCATTCTACCCGGACAAATTCATCATACCATTTCTGTTGAAAATCATACGGAAGCATGGCTGATCACCGTAGATAGTAATTTTTTAATTGATGAACACAGGTCAGTTTTCGACGATTATTATTTCCGGTATGCCCCGATCCCTTTGGGAGAACTTGCAGGTTTAAGGATCAACCAATGTATAGAATTAATTGCTGTCATAGTAGAAAACGGAACAGAACTGAATTACGAGCCTCTGGTTCTTGATTCATTGATCCGGGCTTTTGTCGGCATGTTTATTTCAGTTTATCGTCAGGTAGAAGACAGAAAATCTTCAGTTTTAAGAACCGCAATATTGACCCGGGAGTTTAAACGTATATTGCTGCGTCAGTTTAAAACCAAAAAAAGTACCACGGACTATGCTGCCTGTTTGAACATTACTCCTTCCTATTTGAACGAATCAGTAAAACTGACCACCGGGTTTCCGGTCACCTTTTGGATACAGCAAACCATCATAATGGAAGCAAAAAGATTACTCTATGATACAGACCATACTGTAAAAGAAGTTGCCTATTTATTGGGTTACACCGATCATGCTTACTTTAACCGCTATTTCTCTAATGCTGTTGGCCAGCCACCACTCCAATTTCGGCTTAGCTCCCGTAAATAG
- a CDS encoding helix-turn-helix domain-containing protein, producing MKLKTHIPIFSLENSSKRGWEISKYSKEDNVDLIFKAVHRDDHYIFIFQQKGKSRIMIDFDTVSIDDAAVLCILPGQAHQGILAHHVEAWFLAVKPEMVKDSYRHFFVNQGSDPRLAAFGIQESKHLSQMMKLLTSLSDLHDENYYKEEVNRSLINACLGMIISEFQTLSPARYQNTSRSATITRLFRCLLLQAFKTMKTPAGYAAALHISPTYLNEVVKKSTGFSVSYWIHQEIILEAKRKLFYTDSSVKEIAEQLGYEDYSYFTRVFTRVSGISPIAFRQKYRESS from the coding sequence ATGAAGTTAAAAACACATATACCGATATTTTCACTTGAAAACTCCAGCAAAAGAGGGTGGGAGATCAGCAAATATTCCAAGGAGGACAATGTTGATCTTATCTTTAAGGCGGTGCATCGTGATGACCATTATATCTTCATATTTCAGCAAAAGGGCAAGAGCAGGATTATGATTGATTTCGATACCGTTTCTATCGATGATGCTGCCGTGCTCTGTATCTTGCCAGGACAGGCGCATCAAGGTATTCTGGCACATCATGTTGAAGCGTGGTTTCTTGCAGTGAAACCCGAGATGGTCAAAGATTCCTATCGTCATTTTTTTGTGAATCAGGGTTCCGATCCCCGGTTGGCGGCATTTGGCATCCAGGAATCGAAACATTTAAGTCAAATGATGAAACTACTTACTTCTTTAAGTGATTTGCACGATGAAAATTACTATAAAGAAGAGGTCAACCGCTCCTTAATTAATGCTTGCCTTGGAATGATCATCAGTGAATTTCAAACACTTAGCCCGGCTAGATATCAGAATACCTCAAGGTCAGCCACAATTACCAGGTTGTTCCGCTGCCTGCTTTTACAGGCTTTTAAAACCATGAAAACCCCCGCAGGTTACGCTGCAGCTTTGCATATTTCGCCGACCTATCTAAATGAAGTTGTTAAGAAAAGCACAGGCTTTTCTGTCAGCTACTGGATCCATCAGGAAATTATTCTGGAAGCCAAACGAAAATTATTCTACACTGATTCATCCGTAAAAGAAATTGCGGAGCAGTTGGGCTATGAGGACTACAGCTATTTTACACGCGTCTTTACCAGGGTATCCGGCATTTCGCCAATCGCATTCAGGCAGAAATACCGGGAATCATCCTAG
- a CDS encoding sterol desaturase family protein, which produces MLEAIFSWVFETWYNAFIALLLFFNVLYWSVTGTGILVFRYLVRKRGLTKVANHHLYAGQLRTEIGQSMRSILVFSLQGILIQQGIKQGWFQISYELNWWLLPQIIALFFWNEIHFYFSHALLHTRFMMRHIHKVHHQSKEPTLFSTFSFHWIEAFLLGTVIVFPLLIFPFQALAILSLPVMSLVINLLGHCNYDFFSQHAPEHLLKFSYRHSMHHKKGKGNLGFLLPWLDKIFNTTVKNIS; this is translated from the coding sequence ATGCTTGAAGCCATATTCAGTTGGGTCTTTGAAACCTGGTATAATGCTTTTATAGCATTATTGCTCTTTTTTAATGTGCTGTACTGGTCCGTAACCGGTACCGGGATTTTGGTATTCCGGTATCTGGTTCGTAAAAGAGGCTTAACAAAAGTAGCCAACCACCATCTTTATGCCGGGCAACTGAGGACAGAAATAGGGCAAAGTATGCGGTCCATTCTCGTATTCAGTCTGCAGGGGATACTCATTCAGCAAGGAATTAAGCAGGGCTGGTTTCAGATCAGTTACGAGCTCAACTGGTGGTTGTTGCCCCAAATTATTGCCTTATTCTTTTGGAATGAAATCCACTTTTACTTTTCCCATGCCTTACTTCATACCCGGTTTATGATGCGGCATATCCATAAAGTACACCACCAATCTAAGGAACCAACTCTCTTTTCTACTTTCAGTTTTCATTGGATAGAAGCCTTTTTATTGGGTACTGTGATCGTATTTCCTTTACTCATTTTTCCCTTTCAGGCATTGGCAATTTTATCCTTACCGGTGATGAGCCTGGTCATCAACCTGCTGGGCCATTGCAACTATGATTTTTTTAGTCAGCATGCTCCCGAACATTTATTGAAATTTTCCTATCGCCATAGCATGCACCATAAAAAAGGAAAAGGTAACCTGGGTTTCTTATTGCCCTGGCTGGACAAGATTTTTAACACTACCGTAAAAAACATTTCATGA
- a CDS encoding beta-ketoacyl-ACP synthase III — MNKVFITSTGSFLPNEPVGNEEMEHYLGKINNVQSRTKDIFLRKNGIKNRHYALDTHQNTTHKAYEMAALAVKDCIERSHLDAAKVEMLSAATTQSDLPVPGFASMVHAESGISRCGLASHQSVCAAGMMAIQNAYLQVKSETVRNAVCCAAELPSRMFKSKRFEGQQAFAVEGATLPLETDFLRWMLSDGAGAMLLQDDPGDALALEIEWIDLKSYAHAYEVCMYTGTNKENDGSVLKTWLDYDTISEANFAGALNLKQDMQQVDNIVKLGIQRFFELIDEGRFQPEDIDRLVCHYSSHHFKPQIVELLKNGGIEIPAEKWFSNLYTVGNIGSASIFVMLDELMKSGTLKAGQKILCMVPESGRFITGYMMLTVREGAVSGASGYTEVIAEIKAPEIRVQEKPVQEWLVRQLTGVWFDFERGLQQVPVVKKIFKGTLTLEEYKRLLVNLRQQVIDGSQWIARAASNVSMEYFPVRSAFIRHSSDEHRDYQILEKNYINCGGLEEEILTGIKNIGSEALSAFMFHRASQPNPFDLLGGMFIIEGLGNRVSGKWGRAIQQQLQLDKDQVSFFIYHESSDSNDNHFERFEQAIQSELLTQQMAEKIVKTAKVVARLYTMQLEELDNF; from the coding sequence ATGAACAAAGTATTCATCACCTCCACGGGAAGCTTCCTGCCGAATGAACCGGTAGGCAATGAAGAGATGGAGCATTACCTCGGAAAGATCAATAATGTGCAGTCCCGTACAAAGGATATATTTCTGCGGAAAAACGGCATTAAAAACCGCCATTATGCATTGGATACCCATCAGAACACGACACATAAAGCCTATGAAATGGCCGCATTGGCGGTAAAGGATTGTATAGAACGAAGTCATCTCGATGCGGCAAAAGTAGAGATGCTGAGTGCCGCAACGACTCAAAGCGACCTGCCCGTGCCTGGTTTTGCAAGTATGGTACATGCAGAAAGCGGGATTAGCCGGTGCGGCCTGGCCTCGCATCAGAGTGTCTGCGCTGCAGGGATGATGGCCATCCAGAATGCCTACCTCCAGGTGAAATCAGAAACGGTCCGCAATGCCGTTTGCTGTGCCGCGGAGTTACCCAGCAGGATGTTCAAATCTAAACGATTTGAAGGTCAGCAGGCTTTTGCAGTTGAAGGGGCTACGCTTCCTCTGGAAACAGATTTCCTCCGCTGGATGCTGAGTGATGGAGCAGGAGCAATGCTGCTGCAGGACGATCCTGGCGATGCACTCGCGCTGGAAATAGAATGGATAGACCTGAAGTCTTATGCGCATGCTTATGAAGTCTGCATGTATACAGGAACAAATAAGGAAAATGATGGCAGCGTATTGAAAACCTGGCTCGATTATGACACCATTAGCGAAGCCAACTTTGCGGGCGCACTAAACCTGAAACAAGACATGCAACAGGTCGACAATATTGTTAAACTGGGGATACAGCGTTTTTTTGAACTCATCGACGAAGGAAGGTTTCAGCCTGAAGATATTGACCGTTTGGTTTGTCATTATTCTTCTCATCATTTTAAACCACAAATTGTAGAACTCCTGAAAAACGGAGGTATAGAGATTCCGGCAGAGAAATGGTTTAGTAATTTATATACGGTAGGAAATATCGGTTCTGCGTCCATTTTTGTGATGCTGGATGAACTGATGAAAAGTGGCACACTCAAAGCAGGACAAAAGATCTTATGTATGGTGCCTGAAAGCGGGCGGTTTATTACGGGATATATGATGCTGACCGTTAGGGAAGGCGCTGTGAGCGGAGCCTCGGGCTATACGGAAGTGATCGCGGAGATCAAAGCACCCGAAATCAGGGTTCAGGAGAAACCGGTACAGGAATGGCTGGTGCGTCAGCTGACCGGAGTCTGGTTTGATTTTGAAAGGGGATTACAGCAGGTTCCGGTTGTTAAAAAGATCTTTAAAGGAACTTTAACTTTAGAAGAGTACAAGCGATTGCTGGTAAATCTGCGTCAGCAGGTGATAGACGGTTCTCAATGGATTGCCCGCGCGGCTTCCAATGTCAGTATGGAATATTTCCCGGTCAGGTCTGCCTTTATCAGACATTCTTCTGATGAACACCGGGATTATCAGATTCTGGAGAAAAACTATATCAATTGCGGTGGGCTCGAAGAAGAAATCCTGACCGGCATTAAGAATATAGGAAGTGAGGCGCTCAGTGCCTTTATGTTTCACAGGGCGAGTCAACCGAATCCTTTTGACCTGCTGGGTGGTATGTTTATCATTGAAGGGCTGGGGAACAGGGTGTCAGGAAAATGGGGCAGGGCCATTCAGCAACAGCTCCAGCTGGATAAGGATCAGGTTTCTTTTTTTATTTACCATGAATCAAGCGATAGCAATGACAACCATTTCGAACGTTTTGAACAGGCGATTCAGTCTGAACTCCTGACCCAACAAATGGCAGAGAAAATTGTTAAAACAGCAAAGGTGGTGGCCAGATTATACACCATGCAACTGGAAGAACTAGATAACTTTTAA
- a CDS encoding DUF885 domain-containing protein → MNKLGLLCAAFVFSLASCKNKSSETVKDSKEIATLFDSYWEKNSKLFPLDATSQGDNRYNDQLPNDGTQAFRDTLKNFYQDYLNQVGKFDREALNDNDKLSYDVFKYDLQMKLKGLELNTWMIPAQQFFSLPLTMGQLGSGAGNQPFKNLKDYENWLGRVKGFSVWTDTAIANFKHGIAAGMVLPKPLVEKMIPQMDAMIVTDAQKSLFYDPIKNMPKEISATDKAKITALYQQAILKELVPSYQKLSTFLKNEYLPKARSTSGISSVPGGKEIYAYSVKNWTTTNKTPEEIYQTGLSEVKRIRTEMDSVKNKVGFKGDLNAFFSYLKTDPKLTPYKTPKEVIAAFNAIHDKMKPQLQKLFHKVPKTPFEVRQTEAFRAASASAEYNPGSPDGSRPGIFYIPILDAKKFNITSGMESLFLHEAIPGHHYQISLQQESKDMPKFRRFAWYGAMGEGYALYSESLGKELGLYTDPYQYMGALGDEMHRAIRLVVDVAIHTKNMSREEAIKYMMDNEAISEDGATAEVERYMALPGQALSYKIGALKIRELRAKYEKQLGAKFKIVEFHDEILKDGVMPLDVLEQKMDAWAKRVNEGR, encoded by the coding sequence ATGAATAAATTAGGTCTCCTTTGTGCAGCCTTTGTCTTTAGTTTGGCCAGCTGTAAAAACAAATCTTCAGAAACAGTGAAAGATTCAAAAGAAATTGCAACGCTATTCGATTCCTATTGGGAAAAGAATTCCAAATTGTTCCCATTGGATGCGACCTCACAGGGGGATAACCGTTATAATGATCAATTGCCCAACGATGGAACTCAGGCATTCAGAGATACCCTGAAGAACTTCTATCAGGATTACCTGAATCAGGTTGGAAAATTTGACCGGGAAGCATTGAACGACAATGATAAATTGAGTTATGATGTTTTCAAGTACGACTTGCAGATGAAACTGAAAGGTCTGGAATTGAATACCTGGATGATTCCTGCACAACAGTTCTTTTCATTGCCATTGACGATGGGGCAGCTGGGCTCCGGAGCAGGAAACCAGCCCTTCAAAAACCTGAAGGACTATGAGAATTGGTTGGGACGTGTTAAAGGTTTTAGTGTTTGGACAGATACCGCTATTGCCAATTTCAAACACGGAATCGCCGCAGGCATGGTCTTGCCAAAACCATTGGTAGAGAAGATGATTCCACAAATGGATGCGATGATCGTTACCGATGCACAGAAAAGCTTGTTTTACGACCCGATCAAGAACATGCCAAAAGAAATTTCGGCGACTGATAAGGCAAAAATCACCGCCTTATATCAGCAGGCGATTTTAAAAGAACTCGTTCCATCTTATCAGAAACTGAGTACTTTCCTTAAAAACGAATACCTGCCGAAAGCCAGGTCTACCTCAGGAATTTCATCCGTTCCGGGAGGAAAGGAAATTTATGCATACAGTGTGAAGAACTGGACCACCACCAATAAAACCCCTGAAGAGATTTACCAGACCGGATTATCGGAAGTGAAAAGGATTCGTACAGAAATGGATAGTGTTAAAAACAAGGTTGGCTTTAAGGGTGATTTAAATGCCTTTTTCAGCTACCTGAAAACAGATCCAAAATTGACACCCTATAAAACGCCAAAAGAGGTCATCGCAGCTTTTAATGCCATTCACGATAAGATGAAGCCTCAGCTTCAGAAGTTATTCCACAAAGTACCTAAAACTCCTTTTGAAGTCAGACAGACCGAAGCATTCCGTGCGGCTTCTGCCAGTGCAGAATACAATCCAGGATCTCCTGATGGATCAAGACCGGGGATCTTTTACATTCCCATTCTGGATGCTAAGAAATTTAACATTACCTCAGGAATGGAATCTTTATTCCTTCATGAAGCCATCCCTGGTCACCATTACCAGATTTCTTTACAACAGGAAAGTAAAGACATGCCGAAATTCAGACGTTTTGCCTGGTATGGCGCAATGGGCGAAGGTTATGCCTTATATTCAGAATCCTTAGGCAAGGAACTGGGCTTATATACCGATCCTTATCAATACATGGGCGCATTGGGCGATGAAATGCACCGTGCTATCCGTTTGGTGGTCGATGTGGCCATTCATACAAAGAACATGAGCCGTGAAGAAGCGATCAAATACATGATGGACAATGAGGCGATCAGCGAAGATGGAGCGACTGCGGAAGTAGAACGCTATATGGCCTTACCAGGACAGGCATTATCTTATAAAATCGGTGCTTTGAAGATTCGTGAACTCCGTGCGAAATATGAAAAACAATTGGGCGCTAAGTTTAAGATTGTTGAATTCCATGATGAGATTTTAAAAGATGGCGTAATGCCTCTTGATGTGTTGGAACAAAAAATGGATGCATGGGCTAAGCGTGTAAATGAAGGAAGATAG
- the tatA gene encoding twin-arginine translocase TatA/TatE family subunit, which yields MVLLEFLNMGGGEILLILAVVLLLFGGKKLPELARGLGKGIRDFKDASEGVKREIHRNINVVNADDEPARTEPKEPVVPKT from the coding sequence ATGGTGTTACTTGAATTCTTAAATATGGGTGGCGGGGAAATTCTGCTGATCCTGGCTGTGGTCCTTTTATTGTTTGGCGGTAAGAAACTCCCTGAACTTGCCAGAGGACTGGGCAAAGGAATCCGAGATTTTAAAGATGCTTCAGAGGGAGTAAAAAGAGAAATTCACCGGAACATCAATGTGGTCAATGCAGATGATGAACCTGCCCGTACCGAACCAAAAGAACCTGTTGTTCCTAAAACCTAA
- a CDS encoding SDR family NAD(P)-dependent oxidoreductase, with translation MGNQFFFIVGVMASLTTLYRLLKFIYPYCKPSKIRKYLVNDAYALVTGSSDGIGKAVATELAGRGFNIILHGRSAEKIQAVEKEIGMLYPKVKITYLIHDGSHNSQMDISEIIKLNIKVLVNNVGVGPIKELTNHSNAEIDHTITLNTAFPTQLTRNLLPYMEAEALILNVSSYAGFFPPPYLSVYAATKAYNNAFSVSLAREVAHKEVISLITGSVNTGSNHKPVSFMRPAAATYAKHIIGVVGCGRKSIMPYWPHSIQTFLISVLPERFVDRATKKAMQKEPGLAQ, from the coding sequence ATGGGGAATCAGTTTTTTTTTATTGTCGGAGTAATGGCTTCTTTAACAACCTTATACAGGTTATTAAAATTTATCTATCCATATTGCAAACCATCTAAAATCAGGAAGTACCTGGTAAACGATGCCTATGCTTTAGTTACCGGATCCAGCGATGGGATAGGTAAAGCAGTAGCCACTGAACTTGCTGGCAGAGGTTTTAACATCATTCTTCATGGCAGGAGCGCTGAAAAAATCCAGGCTGTTGAAAAAGAGATCGGGATGCTTTATCCCAAAGTTAAAATCACTTATCTGATCCATGATGGCAGCCATAACAGTCAGATGGACATTTCGGAAATTATAAAATTGAATATCAAAGTATTGGTAAATAATGTTGGTGTAGGGCCAATCAAAGAACTTACCAACCATTCCAATGCGGAGATTGATCATACCATTACACTAAATACTGCTTTTCCCACTCAACTTACCCGAAACTTGCTCCCCTATATGGAAGCTGAGGCGCTTATTTTGAATGTTTCCTCTTACGCAGGTTTTTTCCCGCCGCCCTATCTTTCGGTTTATGCAGCTACTAAGGCATACAACAATGCCTTCTCTGTTTCACTTGCACGTGAAGTAGCACATAAGGAAGTCATCTCTTTAATCACTGGAAGTGTGAATACCGGTTCAAATCACAAGCCCGTGTCCTTCATGCGTCCTGCTGCCGCAACTTATGCTAAACATATCATAGGCGTCGTAGGATGTGGTAGAAAAAGTATCATGCCGTATTGGCCGCATAGCATTCAGACCTTCCTTATCTCGGTATTACCGGAAAGATTCGTTGATCGTGCAACAAAAAAAGCAATGCAAAAAGAACCAGGGCTAGCCCAATAA